Proteins encoded by one window of Companilactobacillus ginsenosidimutans:
- a CDS encoding nitric-oxide reductase large subunit — protein sequence MTSYKRLNKTLLWTLVVAFTILIAGGLLIFKNEAPRPSKIVNEQGSTVVTKQQLLSGQAVYEKYGLTDYGTYLGNGTYFGPDYTAQALHVYLKGMDQYYAQKDHGKNFSELSTEQKSGIKGKIQKEIRENRYNDKTDELTLTTAQVAGLNHLTKYYRDEFHNNPKEAGMPENMIKNNTDDFMHNGDKIDQLTYFFFWGAWMSSTNRPHQTYSYTNNWPYDLDAGNVMTADAMVWTAISAALFVVGMAIVIFFYKRYSFDMDFNEAYSKMGEIKTNEPITPSQRKAAKYFLIVMLMFLVQVLLGELMSHYYVEQGFFGLPLQNIWPFNLAKTWHLQLVIFWIATAWLATGIYIAPRVRGSEPKHQGLLVDILFWALIIVVGGSMLGEWGSVTGVINGKWWIFGHYGWEYAEMGKFWQILFIIGMLLWVVILCRGFIPAIKNKINKDRSVLLTLLLCGSIAIPLFYLASLFILPNSHVTFADYWRWWIVHLWVEGIFESFAVILIGYLLVDMKLTTIKSTVRALYFQLILLLGTGVVGMGHHYFWEGDHSIWLALGACFSALEVIPLCLLIWEAYTHYRVYHDSQKNFPYKGTFMFLVSVGVWNAVGAGALGWLINSPAINYFEHGTQWTSAHAHGSMAGVYGFFSIAIMLFAARHLTKTSFWTNKVEKWIKWACITLNVGLAGMTFITLMPLGFIQLKDALEHGYWHAREASFYQQPITRALTIIRSVPDVIFTAGVVILLVIFIRVMFNLKKSSDKLDPIDYEIK from the coding sequence ATGACGTCTTATAAAAGGCTAAACAAGACGTTGCTTTGGACTTTAGTTGTTGCCTTCACAATCTTGATTGCCGGTGGACTTTTGATTTTCAAAAACGAAGCTCCACGTCCTTCAAAGATTGTTAACGAACAAGGCTCAACTGTTGTTACAAAACAACAATTACTATCAGGTCAAGCTGTTTATGAAAAATATGGTTTGACTGATTACGGTACTTACTTAGGAAATGGTACTTATTTTGGACCTGATTATACAGCACAAGCATTGCATGTATACCTAAAAGGTATGGATCAATACTATGCTCAAAAGGATCATGGTAAGAACTTTAGCGAGTTAAGTACAGAACAAAAATCAGGTATTAAGGGGAAGATTCAAAAGGAAATTCGTGAGAATCGTTACAACGATAAAACTGACGAATTGACACTTACAACTGCACAAGTTGCCGGTTTGAATCATTTAACTAAATATTACCGTGATGAATTCCATAACAACCCTAAAGAGGCTGGTATGCCTGAAAATATGATCAAGAATAACACCGATGACTTTATGCATAACGGTGATAAAATTGATCAATTGACATACTTCTTCTTCTGGGGAGCATGGATGTCATCAACAAACCGTCCACACCAGACTTACTCATATACTAACAACTGGCCATATGATTTAGATGCCGGTAACGTTATGACAGCTGATGCAATGGTTTGGACTGCTATTTCAGCCGCATTGTTTGTTGTTGGTATGGCAATCGTTATTTTCTTCTACAAGAGATATTCATTTGATATGGACTTTAATGAAGCCTATAGCAAGATGGGTGAGATCAAGACTAATGAGCCTATCACACCATCACAAAGAAAAGCTGCTAAGTACTTCTTAATTGTTATGTTGATGTTCTTAGTACAAGTATTACTTGGTGAGTTAATGTCTCACTACTATGTTGAACAAGGATTCTTCGGACTGCCATTGCAAAATATTTGGCCATTTAACTTAGCCAAAACATGGCACTTACAATTAGTTATTTTCTGGATTGCTACTGCATGGTTAGCAACTGGTATTTACATCGCACCACGTGTTCGTGGTTCAGAACCAAAGCACCAAGGATTGTTAGTTGATATTCTATTCTGGGCATTAATCATCGTTGTTGGTGGTTCAATGTTAGGTGAATGGGGATCAGTTACAGGCGTTATCAATGGTAAATGGTGGATCTTCGGTCATTATGGCTGGGAATACGCTGAAATGGGTAAATTCTGGCAAATTCTATTTATCATTGGAATGTTACTTTGGGTTGTTATTTTATGCCGTGGTTTCATTCCTGCAATCAAGAACAAGATCAACAAGGACCGTTCAGTTCTATTGACACTTCTTCTTTGTGGTTCAATCGCTATTCCATTGTTCTACCTAGCTTCACTATTTATTTTACCTAACTCACATGTAACCTTTGCTGATTACTGGAGATGGTGGATCGTCCATCTATGGGTTGAAGGTATCTTTGAATCATTTGCTGTTATCTTAATTGGTTACTTGTTAGTTGATATGAAACTTACAACAATTAAGTCAACAGTTCGTGCATTGTACTTCCAATTGATCTTACTTCTAGGTACAGGTGTTGTAGGTATGGGTCACCATTACTTCTGGGAAGGTGACCACTCAATTTGGTTAGCATTAGGTGCATGTTTCTCAGCACTAGAAGTTATCCCACTATGTTTATTAATTTGGGAAGCTTACACACACTATCGTGTATATCACGACAGTCAAAAGAATTTCCCATACAAGGGAACATTTATGTTCTTAGTATCAGTTGGTGTTTGGAATGCCGTTGGTGCCGGTGCATTAGGTTGGTTAATCAACTCACCAGCAATCAACTACTTCGAACACGGAACACAATGGACTTCAGCTCACGCCCATGGCTCAATGGCCGGTGTTTATGGTTTCTTCTCAATTGCTATCATGCTCTTCGCAGCACGTCATTTGACAAAGACATCATTCTGGACAAACAAAGTTGAGAAATGGATTAAATGGGCATGTATCACACTTAATGTTGGACTAGCCGGAATGACATTCATTACATTGATGCCATTAGGTTTCATTCAACTTAAGGATGCTCTTGAACATGGTTACTGGCACGCAAGAGAAGCCAGTTTCTATCAACAACCAATTACTCGTGCACTAACTATCATCAGATCCGTTCCTGATGTTATCTTTACTGCCGGTGTTGTTATCTTGTTGGTTATTTTCATCAGGGTTATGTTCAATTTGAAGAAGTCTTCTGATAAGCTTGATCCTATTGATTATGAGATTAAATAG
- a CDS encoding pyridoxamine 5'-phosphate oxidase family protein yields MNNEVYHDHSVINWTLDHCKILHLGLSNDKGTFVVPVNYGYEETSNGQYVIFIHGTSNGDKGEALNKQSSISFEADGGHEVLTYTPPSEGAFGPAFRSVMGKGQVKKIVDNKEKVHALRTIIHNYVLDIPVALHAETMENVPVWKISVTDITAKIHHPTKEWQTALGIKAPLSKGIHYDTNGAILSTDSTNEDNTLDTISSASKSAN; encoded by the coding sequence ATGAATAACGAAGTTTATCATGATCATTCAGTCATTAATTGGACATTGGATCACTGCAAAATATTGCATCTAGGACTTTCTAACGATAAAGGAACTTTTGTCGTACCTGTAAATTATGGTTACGAGGAAACATCAAATGGACAATATGTGATTTTCATTCATGGCACTTCCAATGGTGATAAGGGTGAGGCATTGAATAAGCAATCCTCCATCAGTTTTGAAGCCGACGGTGGACATGAAGTTTTAACTTACACTCCACCTTCAGAAGGCGCATTTGGTCCCGCGTTTAGAAGCGTAATGGGAAAAGGGCAAGTTAAGAAAATTGTGGATAACAAAGAAAAAGTACACGCATTGAGAACCATCATCCACAACTATGTATTAGATATACCAGTAGCTTTACATGCCGAAACAATGGAAAACGTTCCAGTCTGGAAAATATCAGTAACCGACATTACCGCAAAAATTCATCATCCAACAAAAGAATGGCAAACCGCACTCGGTATAAAAGCTCCACTATCAAAGGGAATCCATTACGATACAAATGGTGCAATACTAAGTACAGATTCAACAAATGAGGATAATACCTTAGATACAATTTCGAGTGCATCGAAATCAGCTAATTAA
- a CDS encoding helix-turn-helix domain-containing protein, with translation MNIQSFVDKRKELGLSQKELSKGICTQATLSKFENNGKIPSMKILIQLCNRLGLALDEIIGIDNHKTKHQIIAMNKAEFNLIIEEYKNSWEILNEIKLDSISDDKQATMQYYYLKGYLNVLDNGDLLEAVFDFNQILSDLDAKGETIFTFLAFVGMGMVYAQQGDDEKSEYYFSKVFNDIYGMPIDDVTKIWRYINIIFYCALYYSNRKEFETANALLDYAVKICQDNHVTYYIARIYEQLALNECDVNGQSELVLDLLNKAKVFSEFNHNENELVKIQKLIKDCK, from the coding sequence ATGAACATTCAATCTTTTGTTGATAAAAGAAAAGAATTGGGGCTGTCGCAAAAAGAATTGAGTAAGGGAATATGCACTCAGGCGACATTGAGTAAATTTGAGAATAATGGCAAGATTCCTTCAATGAAAATTTTGATTCAACTTTGTAATCGACTGGGATTAGCTTTGGATGAGATTATTGGTATCGATAATCACAAAACAAAACACCAGATCATTGCGATGAACAAAGCTGAATTTAACTTGATTATTGAAGAGTATAAGAACTCATGGGAAATCTTGAATGAAATCAAATTGGATTCCATAAGTGATGATAAACAAGCAACCATGCAATATTATTACTTAAAAGGATATCTAAATGTTCTCGACAATGGGGATTTGTTGGAAGCCGTATTCGACTTCAATCAAATATTGTCGGATCTCGATGCCAAGGGAGAAACAATTTTTACCTTCTTAGCATTCGTCGGAATGGGTATGGTATATGCTCAACAAGGCGACGATGAGAAGAGTGAATATTATTTCAGCAAAGTGTTCAATGATATTTATGGAATGCCAATTGACGATGTAACAAAAATTTGGCGATACATCAATATTATTTTCTACTGTGCGCTTTATTATTCAAACCGCAAAGAATTTGAAACTGCTAATGCATTGCTTGATTATGCAGTTAAAATTTGCCAGGACAACCATGTGACTTATTATATTGCACGTATTTATGAGCAATTGGCTCTTAATGAATGTGATGTAAATGGTCAAAGTGAGTTGGTTTTGGATTTGCTTAATAAAGCAAAAGTATTCTCTGAATTCAATCATAATGAAAACGAATTGGTTAAGATCCAAAAACTGATTAAAGACTGCAAGTAA
- a CDS encoding glycine betaine ABC transporter substrate-binding protein, translating to MKKLKIATLFFLTLLIVPLIAACSSTAQPYNSKEKIGPQINYTVTGIDAGAGIMASTQNALKDYGLEKKNWQLQTSSTAAMTSTLDKAIKDKRPIVITGWQPHWMFTKFPIKFLKDPKNVYGKEESIHTIVRQGLKSDMPEAYTILDRFHWNPTQMSAVMLKVNNGMDPQKAAKQWIKANPDRVNEWTKGVKKVHGKSIKMTYVAWDSEIASTNVVAQVLRDQGYKVTIQAMEQQPMWASVATKAADAQVSAWLPKTSGLFYKDYKGKFVDLGANLHGAKVGLAVPKYMTNINSIDDLKNK from the coding sequence TTGAAAAAATTAAAAATCGCCACACTCTTCTTTTTAACGTTACTGATTGTTCCTTTGATTGCAGCATGTAGTTCAACTGCTCAACCATACAATAGTAAAGAAAAAATCGGACCTCAAATTAATTACACTGTTACAGGTATCGATGCTGGTGCCGGAATTATGGCATCAACTCAAAATGCATTAAAAGATTATGGATTGGAAAAAAAGAATTGGCAGTTACAAACTAGTTCGACTGCTGCCATGACTAGTACACTTGATAAGGCAATTAAGGACAAACGCCCAATTGTTATAACTGGTTGGCAGCCACACTGGATGTTCACCAAGTTTCCAATTAAGTTCTTGAAAGATCCTAAGAACGTTTATGGTAAGGAAGAAAGTATTCATACTATCGTTCGTCAAGGTCTGAAGTCAGACATGCCAGAAGCATATACAATTTTGGATAGATTCCACTGGAATCCTACACAAATGTCGGCTGTTATGCTAAAAGTTAACAATGGAATGGACCCTCAAAAAGCTGCAAAACAGTGGATCAAGGCTAATCCAGACAGAGTTAATGAATGGACTAAGGGTGTTAAAAAAGTTCACGGTAAGTCTATTAAAATGACTTATGTAGCTTGGGACTCGGAAATTGCTTCAACTAATGTGGTTGCTCAGGTATTGAGAGACCAAGGGTACAAAGTAACTATCCAAGCCATGGAACAACAACCAATGTGGGCTTCAGTTGCTACAAAAGCTGCTGACGCACAAGTTTCAGCTTGGTTGCCTAAGACTTCTGGATTGTTCTATAAAGATTACAAGGGTAAATTTGTTGATTTAGGAGCAAACTTGCACGGTGCAAAAGTCGGGTTAGCTGTTCCAAAATATATGACAAATATCAATTCAATTGACGATTTAAAGAATAAATAA